Proteins encoded in a region of the Isosphaeraceae bacterium EP7 genome:
- a CDS encoding response regulator, with the protein MTPSLHILLVEDSKPDALIIERALREGHVAHTLVVIQDGLKALDYLGGLIGDGPTGDDTPDLILLDLNLPGLDGCQVLSRIKSDERLRSIPVVVLTTSRREEDVRRTYQAGANTFIQKPSEFPHYRDLVVVLKQYWLDYALRPPRHRLTQGHDR; encoded by the coding sequence ATGACTCCGTCGCTTCACATCCTGCTCGTCGAGGACAGCAAACCGGACGCGCTCATCATCGAGCGTGCCCTGCGTGAGGGCCATGTCGCCCACACCCTGGTCGTGATCCAGGACGGCCTGAAGGCCCTGGACTACCTGGGCGGCCTGATCGGCGACGGCCCAACGGGCGACGACACACCCGACCTGATCCTGCTCGACCTGAATCTGCCGGGCCTGGACGGCTGCCAGGTCCTCTCCCGGATCAAGTCCGACGAACGCCTCAGGTCCATCCCCGTCGTCGTCCTGACCACTTCGCGGCGTGAGGAAGATGTACGCCGGACTTACCAGGCAGGCGCCAACACATTCATCCAGAAGCCGTCGGAGTTCCCCCACTATCGCGACCTCGTCGTGGTCCTGAAGCAGTACTGGCTCGACTACGCTCTCCGCCCCCCCCGACATCGCCTCACGCAAGGCCACGATCGCTGA
- a CDS encoding glutaredoxin family protein: protein MIAALARLLRPRTAANLSHWKVTVYTREGCGCCLTAMGVLEPLRARHGFALETVDIDTSPDLTARYGLEVPVVAIDGKVRFKGKIIPELLDRLIEAEGRS from the coding sequence ATGATCGCAGCCCTCGCCCGCCTGCTAAGGCCCCGGACCGCCGCGAATCTTTCCCACTGGAAGGTCACAGTCTACACCAGGGAAGGATGCGGTTGCTGCCTGACGGCGATGGGCGTGCTCGAGCCGTTGAGGGCGCGCCACGGCTTCGCCCTGGAGACGGTCGATATCGACACGTCCCCCGATCTGACGGCCCGCTATGGGCTGGAAGTCCCCGTCGTGGCGATCGATGGAAAGGTCCGGTTCAAGGGGAAAATTATCCCCGAACTCCTCGATCGACTCATCGAAGCTGAGGGGCGGTCCTGA
- a CDS encoding molybdopterin oxidoreductase family protein yields MADFGRGDESLESVKSITKCVCPLDCPDTCQMVVGVVGGVAVSLEGDKDHAFTRGFLCQKMARYLDRVNSDERLLTPLRRVGAKGSGRFARIGWDEALGEIASRFAEIAASGDGPASILPYSYYGTMGKLQASSLDRRFFHRLGASLLDRTICASAGAAGYEYTVGRGRLGADPSAASKCKLLINWGSNTANTNGHLWSRMIEARSDGATIVTIDPFRSATAARSDWHLAIRPGTDAALALGLMHVIWRDGLQDEDYLERATIGADLLRRRAHEDYPVERVASITGLEPAEIETLARRYATERPSLIRLNYGMQRHFGGGMAVRTVACLPAIVGAWRDHGGGALLTTSGTYDFDMQRLTRPDLSPPGTRTVNMNELAQALAGELPGGPVRALYVYNSNPASVAPDQAKVLKGLARDDLFTVVHEQFATDTVDYADIVLPATTQLEHVDVHGSYGHHFVMYNPPAIEPRGECRSNNDVFRALADRMGFEPDLFPDDETLIREVLDGGPTLEGISYERLVAEQSVRLNLPEEYSPFAEGDFPTPSGKCELYSESMASAGFDPLPAYLPPREDPQTRPDLARSYPIQLLSPPRPQFLNSTFANSTSHRKAAGEPTIEMAAADAEARGLRAGDWAEVYNDRGRFLAKVALEGSVKPGVAVAAGLYWNKLVPGAANANATTSTALTDMGGGATFFDNLVQVGPATDPTGKETRR; encoded by the coding sequence ATGGCCGATTTCGGCCGGGGAGATGAGTCCTTGGAATCGGTCAAATCGATAACCAAGTGTGTCTGTCCGCTCGACTGCCCCGACACCTGTCAGATGGTCGTCGGGGTGGTGGGTGGGGTGGCCGTCTCGCTGGAAGGGGACAAAGATCACGCGTTCACTCGCGGGTTCCTCTGCCAGAAGATGGCCCGTTACCTGGATCGAGTGAACAGCGACGAGCGGCTGTTAACTCCACTTCGTAGGGTTGGCGCCAAAGGGTCTGGGCGGTTTGCTCGGATCGGCTGGGATGAGGCGCTGGGGGAGATCGCTTCGAGGTTCGCCGAGATCGCGGCCTCGGGCGACGGGCCTGCGTCGATCCTGCCCTACAGCTATTACGGGACGATGGGGAAGCTACAGGCCAGCAGCCTGGACCGCAGGTTCTTCCACCGACTTGGCGCAAGTCTTCTGGATCGGACCATTTGCGCCTCCGCGGGGGCGGCCGGTTATGAATACACCGTGGGACGCGGTCGATTGGGGGCCGACCCTTCGGCCGCGTCAAAATGTAAGCTGCTGATCAACTGGGGATCGAACACCGCCAATACGAACGGTCACCTCTGGAGTCGGATGATCGAAGCCCGAAGCGACGGGGCCACCATCGTCACGATCGACCCGTTCCGAAGCGCAACCGCGGCCCGTTCCGACTGGCACCTGGCGATCCGCCCAGGGACCGATGCGGCGCTTGCCCTGGGACTGATGCACGTCATCTGGCGGGATGGGCTCCAGGATGAAGACTATCTGGAACGGGCCACCATCGGGGCCGACCTCCTCCGACGTCGTGCGCACGAGGACTATCCCGTCGAGCGTGTTGCGTCGATCACAGGCCTGGAACCGGCCGAGATCGAGACCCTGGCACGGCGCTATGCGACCGAACGTCCGTCGCTGATTCGCCTGAACTACGGGATGCAACGGCACTTTGGCGGCGGGATGGCGGTCCGCACGGTTGCCTGCCTTCCTGCCATCGTGGGGGCCTGGCGAGACCACGGCGGCGGGGCCTTGCTCACGACGAGTGGGACCTATGACTTCGACATGCAACGGCTCACCCGACCCGACCTCTCGCCGCCCGGCACTCGCACGGTCAACATGAACGAGCTGGCGCAAGCATTGGCCGGCGAGCTACCAGGCGGTCCGGTTCGGGCCCTTTATGTCTATAACAGCAACCCGGCGTCCGTCGCCCCCGACCAGGCGAAGGTTCTCAAGGGGTTGGCCCGGGACGATTTGTTCACGGTCGTCCACGAGCAATTCGCGACCGACACTGTGGACTACGCCGACATCGTCCTGCCGGCGACGACCCAGCTTGAGCATGTGGACGTCCACGGTTCCTATGGCCACCACTTCGTGATGTACAACCCGCCGGCCATCGAGCCTCGCGGCGAATGCCGCTCCAACAATGACGTCTTCCGGGCCCTGGCCGATCGGATGGGATTCGAGCCCGATCTGTTCCCGGATGATGAGACGCTGATCCGCGAGGTCCTCGATGGCGGCCCAACGCTGGAAGGGATTTCCTACGAGCGACTTGTGGCCGAGCAGAGCGTCCGCTTGAATCTTCCCGAGGAATACTCACCGTTCGCCGAGGGAGATTTCCCCACACCGTCGGGCAAGTGCGAACTGTATTCGGAGTCGATGGCCAGTGCGGGCTTCGACCCTCTGCCTGCTTATCTTCCGCCTCGCGAGGATCCGCAGACTAGGCCCGATCTGGCCCGTTCGTATCCGATTCAACTCCTCAGCCCGCCGCGTCCGCAGTTCCTCAACTCCACGTTCGCCAACTCGACGAGCCATCGAAAGGCGGCAGGAGAGCCGACGATTGAGATGGCGGCGGCCGATGCCGAGGCCCGGGGGTTGCGGGCCGGGGATTGGGCCGAGGTCTATAATGATCGTGGACGGTTCCTGGCGAAGGTGGCGCTGGAAGGTTCGGTCAAGCCCGGGGTCGCGGTCGCTGCCGGCCTCTACTGGAACAAGCTCGTGCCAGGAGCAGCCAACGCCAACGCGACCACCTCGACGGCGCTCACCGACATGGGGGGTGGCGCCACCTTCTTCGACAATCTCGTGCAGGTCGGGCCCGCCACCGACCCGACCGGGAAGGAAACCCGACGATGA
- a CDS encoding Gfo/Idh/MocA family oxidoreductase: protein MTKGQSGQKVRIGIIGAGAVSDYHHVPAIRLDPRAELAAVCDANPELARQKGEEWGCSNVTSDPATLCNDDSVDAVIIATPNFTHLPIAVAAATAGKHIMCEKPLGLDGVEVRQMYEAARDNGVVNMTAFTYRFAPSMRYLRHLLKSGVLGEPRHFRSQRFLDWPETSWGWRQYKDKAGAGDLFDMTIHRIDFAIDLLGPIRRVSGSVARFAPRTTTPDGKSCPPSNVDDWSCLIGEFESGATGVWEGTTLAKGYNRDGFGHEWAEINGSEGSAVYRLHEPNSILLGKTGSDLAPVAVPAEFLKPEGSPRDPSQGKPATVFRYDLMWEFVSAIVERRDAVPSFLDGLNAQLVADAVLVSHERKCWIDTPLATP from the coding sequence ATGACGAAGGGCCAGAGTGGGCAGAAGGTGCGGATCGGGATCATCGGCGCGGGGGCGGTCAGCGACTATCACCACGTCCCTGCCATCAGGCTCGACCCCAGGGCCGAGCTGGCCGCGGTCTGCGACGCCAACCCCGAACTGGCCCGACAGAAGGGCGAAGAGTGGGGCTGCTCCAACGTCACCAGCGACCCCGCCACGCTCTGCAACGACGACTCGGTGGACGCCGTCATCATCGCCACGCCGAATTTCACCCACCTACCCATCGCCGTCGCCGCGGCGACCGCCGGCAAGCACATCATGTGCGAGAAGCCGTTGGGTCTGGACGGCGTGGAAGTCCGCCAGATGTACGAGGCGGCGCGCGACAATGGCGTCGTGAACATGACGGCGTTCACCTATCGGTTCGCCCCATCGATGCGCTACCTCAGGCACCTGCTCAAGAGCGGCGTCCTGGGCGAGCCCAGGCACTTCCGGTCTCAGCGGTTCCTGGACTGGCCCGAGACGAGCTGGGGCTGGCGGCAGTACAAGGACAAGGCCGGGGCCGGCGACCTCTTCGACATGACCATCCACCGGATCGATTTCGCGATCGACCTCCTCGGCCCCATCCGCAGGGTCAGCGGCTCCGTGGCCCGGTTCGCCCCCAGGACCACCACGCCCGACGGCAAGTCCTGCCCCCCCTCCAACGTGGACGACTGGTCGTGCCTGATCGGCGAGTTCGAATCGGGTGCGACCGGCGTCTGGGAAGGGACCACCCTGGCCAAGGGATACAACCGAGACGGTTTCGGCCACGAGTGGGCCGAGATCAACGGCTCGGAGGGCTCGGCCGTTTATCGGCTGCATGAGCCCAATTCGATCCTCCTGGGCAAGACCGGTAGCGACCTGGCCCCCGTGGCAGTACCCGCCGAGTTCCTCAAGCCCGAGGGGAGCCCCCGCGACCCCAGCCAGGGTAAGCCCGCGACCGTCTTCCGCTACGACCTGATGTGGGAATTCGTCTCGGCGATCGTTGAACGCCGAGACGCCGTACCCAGCTTCCTGGACGGACTGAATGCCCAGCTCGTGGCCGACGCGGTGCTGGTCTCGCACGAGCGCAAGTGCTGGATCGACACGCCCCTGGCCACCCCCTGA